The Methanothrix soehngenii GP6 genome has a window encoding:
- a CDS encoding IS1634 family transposase, with protein MTYLVKQKIRGRTYAYEAENYWDPEKKQSRQKRRYLGVWDEATGHIIPKTAERDVKTTKSLGPAYLLDSVSSEIQLRKKLSESFGEDGDIILAMAMSKLLHQTSLKNLNTVLDDSFLPEMYSLKESFSSQWLSNFLERLATKEKSMNSFYNSLIAGEDETLIFDITSLSSASRNIDWLEWGYNRDGLDLPQVNLGLVLSLHRHLPLYFKLFPGSISDVVTLKNLVAEVKALGISKSLFILDRGFYSENNIKEMNDANIDFIIPLPFSVNVGKGLISETNREIESPANAKRFGGDIFYVLESEIQIGSVDAYGYVLFNKKREGLETNSFYNRLIDIECAIDGKEFRNPIDQFKRTAGNFERYFEYTLEGKKIHLSRRVNAISQAVNRFGKTILLSSSRRNWDEVLSLYRERDEVEKKFDDLKNELEVMPLRVQKVETLQGLLFIFFISLILRAILLRRAREAKLLDKSSIEEILMELSKLRAVKVGGKWRLTEVSKKQRMILEKMEISVPVEANMVIKKGGV; from the coding sequence ATGACATATCTGGTCAAGCAGAAGATCCGCGGGCGGACATATGCTTACGAAGCCGAAAATTATTGGGATCCAGAGAAGAAACAATCCCGGCAGAAACGGCGATATCTTGGCGTTTGGGATGAAGCAACAGGCCATATCATCCCGAAAACAGCAGAACGAGATGTCAAGACAACGAAATCGTTGGGCCCGGCATATCTTCTGGATTCGGTAAGTAGTGAGATTCAGCTCAGAAAGAAGCTTTCAGAATCGTTTGGCGAAGATGGCGATATAATTTTGGCCATGGCAATGAGCAAGCTGCTTCATCAAACCTCTCTTAAGAATTTAAACACCGTTCTTGATGACTCGTTTCTGCCAGAGATGTATTCACTGAAAGAATCCTTCAGTTCCCAATGGCTGTCTAATTTTCTGGAGCGATTGGCCACAAAAGAAAAGTCCATGAATTCGTTCTATAATTCTTTGATCGCCGGCGAGGATGAGACGCTGATATTCGATATTACATCGCTCTCATCGGCTTCCCGAAATATCGATTGGCTGGAGTGGGGATACAATCGCGATGGTCTTGACCTGCCCCAAGTTAACCTCGGCCTGGTTCTCTCATTGCATCGGCATCTGCCCCTCTATTTCAAACTGTTTCCAGGCAGCATCAGCGATGTTGTGACTCTGAAAAACCTTGTAGCTGAGGTCAAAGCGCTTGGAATATCGAAGAGTCTATTCATCTTGGATCGCGGATTCTACAGTGAGAATAATATAAAAGAAATGAACGACGCGAATATCGATTTCATCATTCCTCTTCCTTTTAGCGTCAATGTCGGCAAGGGCTTGATCAGTGAGACGAATAGGGAAATTGAGAGCCCAGCTAATGCTAAAAGATTTGGTGGCGACATCTTCTATGTCCTGGAAAGTGAGATTCAAATTGGTTCTGTCGATGCCTATGGATATGTCCTGTTTAACAAGAAGCGGGAAGGATTAGAGACAAATTCGTTCTACAATCGATTAATCGATATCGAATGCGCCATTGACGGAAAAGAGTTCCGAAACCCTATCGACCAATTCAAGCGGACAGCAGGAAATTTTGAAAGATATTTTGAGTACACTCTGGAAGGCAAGAAGATTCATCTTAGCAGACGAGTGAATGCAATATCGCAGGCTGTAAATCGATTTGGAAAGACAATTCTACTTTCTTCATCAAGACGAAACTGGGATGAGGTTCTTTCTCTCTATCGAGAGAGAGACGAGGTCGAGAAGAAGTTCGATGATCTGAAGAATGAACTTGAGGTTATGCCTCTGAGAGTGCAGAAGGTCGAAACATTGCAGGGCTTGCTGTTCATCTTCTTCATATCGCTGATACTGAGAGCGATTTTGCTCCGGAGGGCCAGGGAGGCAAAGCTGCTCGATAAGAGTTCTATCGAGGAGATTCTGATGGAATTGTCAAAGTTGCGAGCAGTTAAAGTCGGTGGAAAGTGGAGGCTTACAGAAGTCTCTAAAAAACAGAGGATGATTTTGGAAAAGATGGAAATTAGCGTGCCTGTTGAGGCAAATATGGTTATTAAAAAGGGCGGAGTTTAG